The following coding sequences lie in one Cannabis sativa cultivar Pink pepper isolate KNU-18-1 chromosome 5, ASM2916894v1, whole genome shotgun sequence genomic window:
- the LOC115717959 gene encoding uncharacterized protein LOC115717959 yields the protein MRGGGGVHEEQCNALGQYNKPFSHTYNPGWRNHPNFSWRDNSNQAQTSGGQRRNENQAQPPKAYPTPQYNAQQQGNSLESTIHAFIEEQTKINRQLKEDVQEIKSHFSKLTASLAISEKGRLPSHPQFNAQGKHMAETSTSNDPIVKGVNAITTSSGKTLEDPSIKTTTSNPKVSTDSAPLNSQAKVPFPQALKPVGKIPENRAELLEHLTQVKINLPLLHVIKQVPAYAKIIKDLCTAKRKHRVKKTAFLTEQVSAVIEQKTLPKYKDPGCPTISCQIGTHEVSQALLNLGARHKTQHYSVYSQLGLGEIKPTSVVLQLADRSIKKPRGIVEDVLIQIEKFYYPVDFFVLDTQSVVNMESKIPIILGRPFLATANDLINWTNFRRA from the exons ATGAGAGGGGGGGGGGGTGTTCATGAGGAGCAATGCAATGCCTTAGGACAATATAACAAGCCATTCTCCCATACGTACAACCCTGGTTGGAGAAACCACCCAAATTTCAGTTGGAGAGATAACTCCAACCAAGCTCAAACATCTGGAGGACAACGGAGAAATGAGAATCAAGCTCAACCTCCAAAGGCATATCCTACGCCTCAATACAATGCTCAACAACAAGGGAACTCCCTTGAAAGCACCATTCATGCATTCATTGAGGAACAAACTAAAATCAATCGCCAATTAAAGGAAGATGTCCAAGAAATAAAAAGTCATTTTTCTAAATTGACCGCATCCTTGGCTATTTCTGAGAAAGGCAGACTTCCTTCCCATCCTCAATTTAATGCACAAGGGAAACACATGGCTGAAACTTCCACCTCTAACGATCCCATTGTTAAAGGGGTTAACGCCATCACAACAAGCAGTGGTAAAACTTTGGAGGATCCATCCATCAAAACCACTACTTCAAATCCAAAAGTTTCCACTGACAGTGCACCACTCAATTCTCAAGCCAAAGTGCCATTTCCCCAAGCTCTTAAACCTGTTGGGAAAATTCCTGAAAACCGAGCTGAACTCCTTGAGCACTTGACACAAGTGaagattaatcttcctttgctCCACGTGATAAAACAAGTGCCAGCTTATGCTAAAATCATCAAGGACTTGTGCACTGCTAAGAGAAAGCACCGTGTCAAGAAGACTGCTTTCTTGACTGAACAAGTGAGTGCGGTGATCGAACAAAAGACACTGCCAAAATACAAAGATCCTGGTTGTCCCACCATTTCATGCCAAATTGGGACTCATGAAGTCAGCCAAGCGTTGCTTAACCTTGGCGCGA ggcacaaaacccaacattactCTGTGTACTCGCAACTTGGTCTTGGAGAAATAAAGCCAACATCCGTTGTGTTGCAACTTGCTGACCGCTCTATCAAAAAGCCTCGGGGTATCGTTGAGGATGTTCTTATTCAAATCGAGAAATTCTATTATCCTGTGGACTTCTTTGTTCTTGATACCCAATCTGTGGTCAACATGGAATCAAAAATTCCCATCATCCTTGGAAGACCATTCCTTGCCACTGCAAATGATTTGATCAATTGGACCAACTTTCGAAGGGCTTGA